Sequence from the Coxiella endosymbiont of Amblyomma sculptum genome:
GATTGGTTCTCTTTCGTTTTCGAGAGAGAAAGTTTCTAAATCAGAAGACATTTCCACTTTCTCAATTTTGTGAAACCGACCAGTAATTTTTTTAGAAGACTTATGGATTTCTAAGATATCTTCGCGTGCCACATTGATATGTCGTGATAAATTATCCATACGTTTTTGAAAACGGATGAAATCTTTGTTGAGGGCAATTAAATGCTTTTGTATGACGTGCATTTGTTTTCGAGTGGCTGCGTCTTTAAGAACAGCACGAGCGGTGGTGAGTACAGCCATCATAGTTGTTGGAGATACTAACCATACACGAGATTGGTAAGCGGTCGTCACTAGATCCGGATAATTGGCGGAGTGTATTTCGGCAAATACCGATTCTGCCGGAATAAACATGACGGCTCCGTCTGCTGTTTCTCCGGGAATGATATATTTATTAGCAATATCGCGAATATGTTTCTTTATATCGGCACGAAATTGTTTTTCAGCGTCTACACGGTCCCGTTCCGAGAGTTGAAGATTATGGATCTTCTGATAATTCTCAAGAGGGAATTTTGCATCAATTACGATGTTTCCTGTTGGCTCTGGTAAAAACAGGATGCAATCGCAACGTTTTCCATTTGTCAAAGTGTGTTGTAACGCGTAGTTGGATTCAGGAAATACATTATGAACCAATTGAGTTAATTGTATTTCTCCAAAAGTTCCTCGGGAATGTTTATTAGATAATATCTCTTGCAAATTTACAATGTTACTTGACAATTCGGTAATTTTTTTCTGGGCCTCGTCAACGATTGTGAGTCTTTTGATAACATCTGTAAATGTTTCAGTGGTTTTTTCGAATCCCTCCGCTAGTTTACAGTCCACATGCCCGCTAATTTTTTCCAAACGTTCTTGAGTTTCGCAAGTGAGTTTATCTACGCGGCTACCCAAATTTTCTATGTGCATAGACAGTATGGTACTTACTTGTTCGCGAACATTTTGCATATTTTTCGTCAAACTGTCTTGTATCAGTTTTAAGCTTTTTATTTGATATTCGTCAAATTTCTGTCTCTGTATATTTTGTTCCTTTTGTTGATGACCAATAAGAAATTGAGAAAAATTTTTTTGTTCGTCCACTTGTTTCAGACGATCTTGCATCGCAATTAAATGTTGATCAATCGTTTGGATTGTTTGGTGGAAATGAGATTTTTTTCTTAATACCCAATAAATTAGCATTCCCACTATTCCTATTCCTACAGGAATGAAAGCAGAAGACCCGATAATTAGAAGAATTGATTGAAGGTTCATTGTATGCATATATATTATCCAAATTCTGAGAAACTGTATCTTTTTTAGAAATCTCTGTGCGTTACGTTTCTAAAAATGCAAAACCGTTTGTTTTATAAAAAGAAACTATCAATATGCACTAAAGTACGGTATTTTTTCTTGTCCTTTTGTAACAAGGAGGTTTACCGATTCTCGTTATTAGTGAATCCGTGATTTTGGAAACAGAAGATTACTATACAACTGTGGTTATAGTTGTATGAAATTTCGCCTATTTTAGTTATGATTTTCCATAAAAATAACTTTGTCTGGCTCGATCTGGAGATGACAGGATTGAATCCAAAAGAAGATCGTATTCTTGAAATTGCAACGATAGTAACTAGTAATGATCTTGATTGTATTGCGGATGGCCCTGTTCTTGCTATTCATCAAACTACTGAATTGTTAGAAAGGATGGACCATTGGAATGTTTCTCATCATACTGATTCTGGTTTATTGGATCGAGTCAGAAACAGCAGTTGTACTGAAAGTTTAGCCGAGAAAAAAACTCTAGATTTTCTTAAAAAATATGTTCCGGCTGGAATATCGCCTTTATGTGGTAATTCTGTTTGTCAAGACCGACGATTTTTGTGTCTCTATATGCCCAATCTGAATCAATTCTTTCATTATCGACATTTAGACGTAACAACTTTGAAAATTCTCGCTCAATACTGGACTCCTCAGATAATGACGGATGCTGTTAAAAAATCATCGCAACACACAGCTCTTAAAGATATACAGAATTCCATAAAGGAATTGCGTTATTATCGAAAACACCTTTTGAAGATGTGAATTTTCTCTTCCCCCCCCCTTAAATATGGGGGGGGAGTTGTAGACATTTTAATGGAAAACAATATATATTATTTATTATTACCTCGTTGAGGAGTTTTAATGTTCGGGTTGTGAGGGAAACAGAGGGGCGTGTGAAATTTTTTTTCAGTATTGTACTGGTTTATCTTATCGGTTCATTTCCATGTGCAATCGTTCTTTCAAAACTTACGAGTTTTCCTGATCCTCGGACAATTGGATCTGGGAATCCGGGCGCTACCAACATACTGCGCGTATCGGGAAAAAAATCAGCGTTCTTTGTGTTGCTAGGCGATTCTTTAAAAGGTTTGGTTTCTGTTTTAATAGCTCGTTTTCTAGGTGTATATGGTGTAGATTTGCCCTATATAGTATTAACAGTAGTTGTTGGACATATTTTCCCTCTTTATTTTGAGTTCAAGGGAGGTAAAGGTGTCGCTACAATGTTGGGTGCTTTCTGGGGTTTGTCTTTTCAGGTTGGTTTTTATCTTACTGTAACGTGGCTTATTGCAGCCTATCTTTTCCGATATGCATCTGCAGCTGCATTGGTTTCTGTTATCGCAGCGCCTGTATACACTACGATGATTATTGATGTTCATGACTATCTCTTTCCTATTACATTGATTTCAATTCTTGTAGTATGGAAACACCGAGAAAATATTTGGAACTTATGCAAAGGCCTTGAAAGAAAACTTCAATTTTAAGAAAAAGAAATTTCAGTTAGTTCATTCATTGGCCATCGAGGTTTAACCTGAATGTTTGTTTCGCTCTTGTCACGTTCTCCCGAGTTAAGCCTTAACCACCCGGTATAAGCCACCATAGCGCCGTTATCGGTACAAAACTCCTGTCGGGGGCAACAAACTACCCCTTTTCGATCATCTAAGGACTTACGTAATCGTTGTCGTAATTTTTTATTTGCCGCTACCCCTCCCACTAAAACAAGAGTATTAGTACGAGTTTTTTTGATAGCATGTAGACATTTATACACTAAGATGTCAACAACCGCTTCTTCAAAAGCGTAAGCGATGTCAGCATATGTTTGTTTCTCGTTTCCATACTTTTTGAAACAATTGACCGCGTAAGTTTTTAAACCGCTAAAACTAAAGTTAAGATGGGATTTCTGCATCATTGGTCTTGGAAAATGAAATCGATCTGGATTTCCCTTTCTGGCCAACCGGGCTATAGCGGGTCCTCCGGGATAGGACAGATCCAACAATCTTGCTGTTTTGTCAAACGCCTCCCCTGCTGCATCGTCGACACTCTTCCCTAAAATTTCATATCGGCCGAGACTCTCAGCCAAAATTAACATTGTATGCCCCCCTGAAACTAACAGGGCAGTAAAAGGACATTGGGGGGCTTGTTCTTCTTCTAATCGTATCGACATTAAATGTGCTTCCATATGATGGACTCCTATTGCAGGTATACCTAAAGCGTAAGCTAGACTTTTTGCGACAGAAGCGCCTACCATTAAAGCACCAACTAAACCGGGACCTTTAGTATAAGCGATGCCGTTAAGATCGCTACTTAGTAGATCGGCATCTTTGAGTGTTTTTTTGATTAGCAGTAAAACTTTCCGGATATGGTTCCGAGAGGCGAGTTCAGGAACTACCCCTCCATACTGTGCGTGTATTGGTATTTGACTATAAAGGTTGTGTGCCAATAATCCTTGTTGCCCATCAAAAAGAGCTACTGCCGACTCATCACACGACGTTTCAATACCGAGCACATATCTCATGATTCTAGCAGTTTACCACAAGTCTGAATTCCAACAGAGACAATAATATACAGACCACCAATCAATCCAAAACCGAAGAAATTTGTACTAAAGAATTTTTTGGTGAAACAAATGGATAGTAAATTAAAATTTCAAAAAATGATTTTAAGAAATCTAAAGTAGTCCTAGGTCCTTTACGGAATCACGTTCTTCACGAAGTTCTTTTAAGGTTTCCCGTATTCTTTTTTTACCAAACGCGTTATGCTGAATCCCTTTTACGGTGTCAACAGTCCCGTTTCTTGTACGACAAGGAAATGAGAAAAGTAATCCTTCGTCCACTTTGTATTCTCCTCGAGAACATAAAGCAATTGAATAACTTTCATTATCGATGGTGTCATGTATTAAACTCCATACGCTATCAATTATGGCATTGGCTGCCGAAGCAGCAGAAGAAGCACCTCGAGTTCTGATTACGAAAGACCCACGTTGTTGAATCAAAGGAATAAAGTGTTCAATAAACCACTTCTCGTGAATTACATGCACAGCAGATTTTCCGTTAACCACAGAATGATAAAAATCTGGAAATTGTGTGGAGGAATGATTACCCCAAATAATCATATTTTTTATAGCTGTCGTTTCAACTTTAGCCTTAAGAGCCAATTGGTATACAGCTCGGTTCTGGTCAAGTCTTGTCATAGCATAAAATCGATCATTGGGAATATCAGGAGCATGGTTCATAGCAATAAGACAATTGGTATTACAAGGGTTGCCTACTACGAGAACACGGATATCGTTTGCCGCATTTTCGTTAAGTATTTGTCCGTGCGCAGCGAAAATTTTACCGTTTTTCTCCAATAAATACCTACGTTCTACATCCGCCGTTCGCGGTGACGCACCTATTAATAATGCCCAATTGACATTATTAAAAGCGGTTTTAGGATCTGGAGTTTCTATCACATTGCGCAATAGAGGAAAAGCACAGTCCTCCAGCTCCATAACAGTACTTCTTAATACCGGCAGTGCCGGAGCAACTTCGAGTAAATGCAAATCAAGTGTGGTGTCCAAACCAAACATTTGTCCGGAAGCCAAACGGAACAATAAAGCATAACTAATCCGCCCAGCAGCACCAGTTATTGCGACTTTAACATGCTTTGTTGTTTTCATTTCTTTTTTTTCGCTGTCTTCGCTCTTCAGTATACCAATTTTTGATTTCAAAGAATATTTCTTTTCATCGAGTTTTCCATCGAGAATGAAATATTAGAAGGACTGTTGGTGATTGACGACGATTATAGTTTTACAATTTGTATTGTATTGCGCTTCTTTGTCTTGTCTTCATGTAATAAATTCGATAGAAAATCCTGTTTTTATTCATTCTTTATTAAGATACGGAAAACTAGAGATGTTTTGTAAGATTATTTGTCTACTCGATACAATATGAGACTCGTGAATTTTTTTATGCGACGTTTTCTGTAGTGACGTTCTGATAGTATTCCAACAAAAAAAGGGCGGCTACGCTGCGTGCCTCATGAAATTCAGGATGATGCAGCAACTCGTCTTTTCGAGACAGCTTCCAGGGAATAGTTTCTAAAGGCTCTGGTTCGTCGCCATGAATATCTTCCGGATAGAGGTCTGTTGCTAAAATAATATGCATTTTGGAATCTAAATAACCGGGAGCGGTACTAAAACAAGAAAGAATTGACATATTTCGTGAACCGTATCCTATTTCTTCTTTTAATTCTCGATTGGCTGTAGCTAAAATCTCCTCTCCTTTTTCAATACTACCTTTTGGAAAGCTCAGAACATAATCATTCAATCCCGTACTGTATTCTCGAATCAATAGTATTGTTTCTCTGTCTTCCAATACGGGGACTATCATTACGGCGCTGTGTCTACGACCACAAACACGTTCAAAACGACGCTCTGCTCCATTAGAAAAACGCAAATGCAATTCCTCTATTTTAAATAATCGGCTTTGAGCAATTACAGTTTTTTCGATAATGGTTGGCCTCTTACTCATTGTATACTTATAATTTAGTGCTTATATTTATAGTCAATAAAATTTTAGTGTTTGAATATAATTTCAACGTCAATACGCGGCAGAGAGAAACTTCTCCAATTTGTATAATTCTAACAGTTCTGGTTTTCTTCCGATTATTATCGAAGAGGAAAAAGTCATATCTCGAAGGAAAATTGTATTTTGCACCAACGAAAATTTAGAATTAAACAAATCAATCTCCAATTTTACCACGAGAACTTGTTGATCTGGTGAGACCAAGAAAACTAATTAAAAACCAAGCGGTCTCTATGATACCAGACGACAAATTCCAAGAAAAATATAAAGAGATCAAAATAAATCCCGAACCCAAAAAATTTAATAGGGAATAAGAAACATCTCTCTGAGAGAGTTTATCTATATGTAACAGAAAATAAGCCAATAAAATTAGAAAAACTCCACTGATTCCAATAACGTTAAATTCCGTAGCCAGGTGTTGAATTGAATCTTTCTTCACAAAACTATACATTCGACATTGTAACCACAATATTTCCGTACATTAAATATCCCTGTATTTAAAATAAGATATTGTCCTTTTATTCCCAAAAGAGTTCCTGAAATGACAGGTGTTTTCTCAAGAGAGAGGACTTGTATCTTGCTTGGATACTGCAATACAGGATAACTCAATTGAGTGATTGCAGTTGTTTTAAACTTATAGATATCCCTTCTGCTAAATTGGCATATTGTTTTAGAGAG
This genomic interval carries:
- the tsaD gene encoding tRNA (adenosine(37)-N6)-threonylcarbamoyltransferase complex transferase subunit TsaD, with product MRYVLGIETSCDESAVALFDGQQGLLAHNLYSQIPIHAQYGGVVPELASRNHIRKVLLLIKKTLKDADLLSSDLNGIAYTKGPGLVGALMVGASVAKSLAYALGIPAIGVHHMEAHLMSIRLEEEQAPQCPFTALLVSGGHTMLILAESLGRYEILGKSVDDAAGEAFDKTARLLDLSYPGGPAIARLARKGNPDRFHFPRPMMQKSHLNFSFSGLKTYAVNCFKKYGNEKQTYADIAYAFEEAVVDILVYKCLHAIKKTRTNTLVLVGGVAANKKLRQRLRKSLDDRKGVVCCPRQEFCTDNGAMVAYTGWLRLNSGERDKSETNIQVKPRWPMNELTEISFS
- a CDS encoding CBU_0592 family membrane protein; translated protein: MKKDSIQHLATEFNVIGISGVFLILLAYFLLHIDKLSQRDVSYSLLNFLGSGFILISLYFSWNLSSGIIETAWFLISFLGLTRSTSSRGKIGD
- a CDS encoding DNA recombination protein RmuC, which codes for MNLQSILLIIGSSAFIPVGIGIVGMLIYWVLRKKSHFHQTIQTIDQHLIAMQDRLKQVDEQKNFSQFLIGHQQKEQNIQRQKFDEYQIKSLKLIQDSLTKNMQNVREQVSTILSMHIENLGSRVDKLTCETQERLEKISGHVDCKLAEGFEKTTETFTDVIKRLTIVDEAQKKITELSSNIVNLQEILSNKHSRGTFGEIQLTQLVHNVFPESNYALQHTLTNGKRCDCILFLPEPTGNIVIDAKFPLENYQKIHNLQLSERDRVDAEKQFRADIKKHIRDIANKYIIPGETADGAVMFIPAESVFAEIHSANYPDLVTTAYQSRVWLVSPTTMMAVLTTARAVLKDAATRKQMHVIQKHLIALNKDFIRFQKRMDNLSRHINVAREDILEIHKSSKKITGRFHKIEKVEMSSDLETFSLENEREPIVQKT
- the plsY gene encoding glycerol-3-phosphate 1-O-acyltransferase PlsY codes for the protein MKFFFSIVLVYLIGSFPCAIVLSKLTSFPDPRTIGSGNPGATNILRVSGKKSAFFVLLGDSLKGLVSVLIARFLGVYGVDLPYIVLTVVVGHIFPLYFEFKGGKGVATMLGAFWGLSFQVGFYLTVTWLIAAYLFRYASAAALVSVIAAPVYTTMIIDVHDYLFPITLISILVVWKHRENIWNLCKGLERKLQF
- the nudE gene encoding ADP compounds hydrolase NudE, whose protein sequence is MSKRPTIIEKTVIAQSRLFKIEELHLRFSNGAERRFERVCGRRHSAVMIVPVLEDRETILLIREYSTGLNDYVLSFPKGSIEKGEEILATANRELKEEIGYGSRNMSILSCFSTAPGYLDSKMHIILATDLYPEDIHGDEPEPLETIPWKLSRKDELLHHPEFHEARSVAALFLLEYYQNVTTENVA
- the orn gene encoding oligoribonuclease, which encodes MIFHKNNFVWLDLEMTGLNPKEDRILEIATIVTSNDLDCIADGPVLAIHQTTELLERMDHWNVSHHTDSGLLDRVRNSSCTESLAEKKTLDFLKKYVPAGISPLCGNSVCQDRRFLCLYMPNLNQFFHYRHLDVTTLKILAQYWTPQIMTDAVKKSSQHTALKDIQNSIKELRYYRKHLLKM
- a CDS encoding malate dehydrogenase, which encodes MKTTKHVKVAITGAAGRISYALLFRLASGQMFGLDTTLDLHLLEVAPALPVLRSTVMELEDCAFPLLRNVIETPDPKTAFNNVNWALLIGASPRTADVERRYLLEKNGKIFAAHGQILNENAANDIRVLVVGNPCNTNCLIAMNHAPDIPNDRFYAMTRLDQNRAVYQLALKAKVETTAIKNMIIWGNHSSTQFPDFYHSVVNGKSAVHVIHEKWFIEHFIPLIQQRGSFVIRTRGASSAASAANAIIDSVWSLIHDTIDNESYSIALCSRGEYKVDEGLLFSFPCRTRNGTVDTVKGIQHNAFGKKRIRETLKELREERDSVKDLGLL